The following coding sequences are from one Dehalogenimonas sp. THU2 window:
- a CDS encoding response regulator transcription factor — translation MRILVIEDEKKLCQIMKRGLVEEGYAVDTAFDGEDGRFMAEFTPYDLIILDVMLPKENGIEVVQKLRLKGVKTPVLMLTAKDTVEDRVKGLDAGADDYLVKPFAFSELMARIRALLRRDSSSKSSRLVVGDLILDTQTREVSRGNREIELTNKEYAILEYLMRHSNMVITRTMLEENAWDYQSETMSNLIDVYIKKLRHKIDADSEVSLIQTVRGAGYRLRAA, via the coding sequence ATGCGAATTCTAGTGATCGAGGATGAAAAAAAGCTCTGCCAGATAATGAAACGAGGACTCGTCGAAGAAGGGTACGCCGTTGATACTGCTTTTGACGGCGAGGATGGCAGGTTTATGGCTGAGTTTACCCCTTATGACCTCATCATTCTTGATGTCATGCTGCCGAAAGAAAATGGGATTGAAGTCGTCCAAAAATTACGCCTCAAAGGCGTTAAGACTCCGGTGTTGATGCTGACAGCTAAAGACACTGTTGAGGACAGGGTCAAAGGGTTGGATGCCGGGGCTGACGATTACCTTGTCAAACCGTTTGCATTCAGTGAATTGATGGCTCGGATCAGGGCTCTTCTAAGGCGTGACAGTTCATCCAAATCTTCCCGGCTGGTTGTGGGTGATCTGATTCTCGATACCCAAACCCGTGAGGTGTCCAGAGGGAATAGAGAAATAGAACTGACCAACAAAGAGTACGCCATCCTTGAATACCTCATGCGGCATTCAAATATGGTAATTACGCGGACCATGCTTGAGGAAAATGCTTGGGATTATCAGAGTGAAACAATGTCTAATCTTATTGACGTATATATAAAGAAATTACGGCATAAAATTGATGCTGACAGTGAGGTAAGCCTCATCCAGACCGTGAGAGGTGCGGGTTACCGGTTGAGAGCGGCATGA
- a CDS encoding HAMP domain-containing sensor histidine kinase: protein MNIFRSIKSLLTVWYLSVLAALLLFFATLGYFLLSNDLNRSLDSSLKHEATHLGNLVTLANGVISPPDENLFDFAAWSLDIALLFDKNGNLVRGWGQTVKFSDIEDPYNHASSGSGVFATVSQPDGDRLRLYAVPLREGPVIIGVIFVGRSTQEVSQVLSTLTTIQTIGGFAALVLAGVGGLFLANRALKPIDDITYAAQEISETDLSRRLDIHVDDELGGLARTLNQMIARLERAFIRQRQFTGDASHELRTPLSIIQAESSLALNKPRTVDDYRKSLELVKRESVHMSILIDRLLFLARSDAGQQKFDCELIDLTGLVVGIVSEIEPVCAEKGLTCSMKHAENTSVLGEVLSLRQLFFNLLDNAIRYTPAGGRVSVSVKQEDRFGIVTINDTGVGIPPEHLAHIFERFYRVDQSRSKSDGGSGLGLSISEEITGFFGGKIEVKSQIGIGSTFTVYLPLTE, encoded by the coding sequence ATGAATATCTTCAGAAGCATCAAGTCTCTCCTCACAGTGTGGTATCTTTCTGTTTTAGCGGCTTTGCTATTATTCTTTGCTACATTGGGGTACTTTTTGCTTTCGAACGATCTGAACCGGTCGTTGGATAGTTCCCTTAAGCATGAGGCGACTCATTTAGGGAACCTTGTTACATTGGCGAACGGCGTGATTAGCCCTCCGGATGAAAACCTATTTGATTTTGCCGCCTGGTCCCTTGACATTGCCCTTTTATTCGATAAAAACGGTAACCTGGTACGCGGTTGGGGGCAGACCGTGAAGTTTTCAGATATTGAAGACCCATATAACCATGCGTCGTCCGGCTCAGGGGTGTTTGCTACAGTTTCACAACCTGACGGTGATAGGCTGCGCTTGTATGCCGTCCCATTGAGAGAAGGGCCGGTGATAATTGGTGTTATCTTTGTGGGGCGCTCAACACAGGAGGTTTCCCAGGTTCTAAGCACACTTACAACCATTCAAACTATTGGCGGTTTTGCAGCGCTAGTGTTGGCTGGAGTCGGTGGGTTGTTCTTAGCCAACCGGGCTCTTAAACCTATCGATGACATAACTTATGCTGCGCAGGAAATTAGTGAGACTGACCTTAGCAGGCGATTAGATATTCATGTTGACGATGAATTGGGAGGATTAGCTAGAACTCTCAACCAGATGATAGCTAGATTGGAACGGGCTTTTATTCGTCAGCGGCAGTTTACTGGGGATGCTTCTCATGAACTGCGTACCCCGCTTTCCATAATTCAGGCTGAATCTTCACTTGCATTGAATAAGCCACGCACCGTTGATGACTATCGAAAATCTCTGGAATTAGTTAAAAGAGAATCGGTGCATATGTCCATTCTGATAGACAGGCTGCTCTTCCTCGCTCGGAGTGACGCGGGTCAGCAAAAGTTTGATTGTGAATTGATAGATTTAACCGGTTTAGTTGTTGGTATCGTCTCCGAAATTGAGCCTGTTTGTGCAGAAAAAGGTTTAACTTGTTCGATGAAACACGCAGAGAACACTTCGGTTCTGGGAGAGGTTTTAAGCCTGCGCCAACTCTTCTTCAACTTACTTGATAACGCTATCAGATACACTCCGGCAGGCGGCAGAGTTTCGGTTTCAGTCAAACAGGAGGATCGATTCGGAATAGTTACTATTAATGATACCGGCGTTGGGATACCACCTGAACATCTTGCTCACATATTTGAAAGGTTTTATCGTGTAGACCAATCTCGTTCAAAATCAGACGGTGGTTCAGGGTTGGGGCTGTCGATATCCGAAGAGATAACCGGGTTCTTTGGTGGAAAGATTGAAGTAAAGAGTCAGATTGGTATTGGGAGCACCTTTACTGTCTATCTCCCGCTGACTGAGTAA